One stretch of Paenibacillus sp. FSL R5-0341 DNA includes these proteins:
- a CDS encoding tyrosine-type recombinase/integrase, producing the protein MMTEEIQEQYADELEAFHIWMKDAGYTGHTVKSYTGDVVEFLVSIQGKSLEQVKKLHVLSFLSRARERGVSDATRNRKHAAVNCFYKSLIELELLTNNPAFGIKKSKTEKNRAPVFLDEGGLTRFLESVEGKYRTRNLAVFLLMGYMGLRVGEVHALDCKDYNAERLTLDVFGKGRKWRSLPVPETVADVLSQAMAERLDPWRPKEEALFVSQKGKRLSIRSIQLISTETFERFQQESPANQRQNYSSHKLRHSFATMMLRRGADLRTVQELLGHASIQTTTVYTHVTSREKEEAMALLDVKLPTY; encoded by the coding sequence ATGATGACTGAGGAGATCCAGGAGCAATATGCGGACGAGCTAGAAGCTTTTCACATATGGATGAAGGACGCCGGATATACAGGCCATACGGTAAAATCATACACGGGTGACGTGGTGGAATTCCTGGTCTCCATTCAAGGAAAGTCACTGGAGCAGGTCAAAAAGCTGCATGTGCTGTCCTTTCTGTCCCGCGCTCGGGAGCGTGGGGTTAGTGATGCCACGAGAAATCGCAAACATGCGGCGGTGAACTGTTTTTACAAGTCCCTCATTGAACTCGAGTTGTTAACGAATAATCCGGCGTTTGGGATCAAGAAATCCAAAACCGAAAAAAATCGTGCACCCGTTTTCCTTGATGAAGGTGGGTTGACACGTTTTCTGGAGTCGGTGGAAGGCAAGTATCGTACACGTAATCTGGCTGTTTTTCTGCTGATGGGATATATGGGATTACGGGTTGGAGAAGTGCATGCTCTGGACTGCAAAGACTATAACGCTGAGCGGCTTACTTTGGATGTATTCGGTAAAGGACGGAAATGGCGCTCGCTTCCTGTACCGGAGACCGTGGCGGACGTGTTATCTCAAGCTATGGCTGAGCGTCTGGATCCTTGGCGACCGAAAGAGGAAGCACTATTTGTCTCGCAAAAAGGGAAGAGACTGTCGATTCGCAGCATTCAGCTCATATCCACGGAAACCTTTGAGCGCTTCCAGCAGGAATCACCGGCGAATCAACGTCAAAACTACTCCAGTCATAAACTGCGTCACTCCTTCGCGACCATGATGTTACGGCGGGGAGCCGACTTGCGTACGGTGCAGGAGCTGCTCGGTCACGCATCGATTCAAACAACCACCGTCTATACACATGTCACCAGTAGGGAAAAAGAAGAGGCTATGGCGTTACTTGACGTTAAACTTCCGACATATTAG
- a CDS encoding amino acid permease, with protein MRENEQRSSLFRKKPIGSGGDNNSALKRALGPLDLTTLGVGAIIGTGIFVLTGVAAATYAGPGLVLSFLLAGIICAFAALCYSEFASSIPASGSAYTYSYTAFGEVIAWILGWDLILEYGFASAAVASGWSGYFQTLLSGFGLELPHALTSAFSPEKGTYFDITAAVITLIITFLLTRGVKEAARANGIMVAIKIIVVLIFIGVGVFYVEPTNWQPFLPFGISGVTAGAATVFFAYIGFDAVSTAAEEVKRPQRDLPIGIIASLAICTVLYIVVSLILTGIVPYNMLNVSDPVAFAFEFVQLKGLSWIVSLGAITGITTVLLVMMYGQTRLLYSMSRDGLLSPVFSKVSGKSQTPAVGTWVAGIIVALFSGFISLGHLAELTNIGTLFAFAVVSLGIIVLRKNNPDLKRGFRVPLVPLIPILSALGCVYLMTRLAALTWITFFAWLIIGLIIYFAYGRHYSHLNPARRISSAFRAKDK; from the coding sequence ATGCGTGAGAACGAACAACGATCTTCTTTATTTCGTAAAAAACCAATTGGCTCCGGGGGCGATAACAACAGTGCACTGAAACGGGCGCTCGGTCCGTTGGACTTAACCACACTCGGGGTAGGTGCCATTATTGGTACAGGCATTTTCGTACTGACCGGTGTAGCTGCCGCAACGTATGCTGGCCCGGGACTTGTACTGTCATTTTTGCTGGCAGGTATCATATGTGCCTTCGCCGCATTATGTTACTCGGAATTTGCATCAAGCATACCGGCATCGGGTAGTGCGTACACGTATAGCTATACAGCTTTTGGCGAAGTGATTGCCTGGATTCTGGGATGGGATCTAATATTGGAATATGGATTCGCGAGTGCGGCGGTAGCCAGCGGATGGTCGGGCTATTTTCAAACGTTATTGTCCGGATTTGGGTTGGAGTTACCCCATGCGCTAACGAGTGCGTTCAGTCCGGAAAAGGGAACCTATTTTGACATCACAGCTGCGGTCATTACGTTAATTATCACTTTCCTGCTTACCCGAGGAGTGAAGGAAGCCGCTCGTGCGAACGGCATCATGGTAGCTATTAAAATTATCGTGGTGTTGATCTTCATTGGTGTAGGTGTTTTCTATGTAGAGCCAACCAACTGGCAGCCATTTTTGCCTTTTGGTATCTCAGGTGTAACTGCGGGAGCAGCTACCGTATTTTTTGCCTACATCGGATTTGATGCGGTCTCCACTGCGGCAGAAGAGGTTAAGAGACCACAACGGGATTTACCGATCGGAATTATTGCTTCACTCGCGATCTGTACCGTTCTCTACATCGTTGTATCGTTGATCCTGACAGGGATCGTGCCGTATAACATGTTGAATGTAAGTGATCCCGTTGCGTTTGCATTTGAATTTGTTCAATTAAAGGGATTGTCATGGATTGTATCTCTTGGAGCGATTACCGGTATTACGACCGTATTGCTGGTCATGATGTATGGTCAGACACGTCTGCTCTATTCCATGTCTCGTGACGGACTGCTGTCGCCGGTCTTCTCCAAGGTTAGTGGCAAGAGTCAGACACCAGCGGTAGGGACATGGGTTGCGGGCATTATCGTGGCTTTGTTCTCCGGGTTCATCTCGCTGGGACATTTGGCGGAGCTTACGAACATCGGAACGTTGTTTGCTTTTGCAGTCGTAAGTCTGGGCATTATCGTGTTGCGTAAAAATAACCCGGATCTCAAACGTGGCTTCCGCGTTCCACTTGTGCCACTGATTCCGATTCTGAGTGCATTGGGTTGTGTATACTTGATGACACGCCTTGCGGCGCTGACATGGATTACGTTCTTTGCCTGGTTGATCATCGGATTGATTATCTACTTTGCGTATGGACGGCATTACAGTCATCTTAATCCGGCACGTCGGATCTCCAGTGCTTTCAGAGCGAAGGATAAATAG
- a CDS encoding amidohydrolase family protein has protein sequence MCLVRTSYLLKNGCVLSMDARVGQYKRADVLIQDSLITAVQPDLDIPDAEVIDASSMIIMPGLVDTHRHVWESLVKTAGTNWSLPVYLQNLYYGAMGSKLRPQDSYIANLLGSLEALNAGVTTVLDWSMPYSSEHTDELIRGLQDAGIRAVFAHGVPGETNYWNRDSQLTYSNDVRRVKERYFSSRDQLLTYGLAIRGPEFSHWDTTVKEIELAQELDAICSMHAGFGSWGSVDRSISHLYEAGLLSPRVNIVHGNTMGMDEYKMLADSGASLSVTPEVEMMMGHGYPATGYFLEHGGTPTLGVDVVTSTGGDMFSQMKFALQAERSRANEQLLQQGEMPGELNLQSSQVLRFATSAGAQALGLEQKVGTLTPGKEADLIMIRTTDLNMFPVHDPIGAVVQFANPSNVDTVFVAGRLVKRDGKLLNVDLDSIRHAAMQSKDYLLSQYRMSDAERIAFS, from the coding sequence ATGTGTCTTGTGCGGACAAGTTATCTGTTGAAAAATGGCTGTGTGTTGTCGATGGATGCTCGAGTTGGACAGTATAAGAGGGCGGACGTTCTGATCCAGGATTCCTTGATCACGGCGGTTCAGCCCGACCTGGATATTCCGGATGCGGAGGTCATTGATGCTTCATCCATGATTATTATGCCTGGGCTGGTGGACACACATCGGCATGTGTGGGAATCACTTGTCAAAACAGCGGGAACCAACTGGTCCTTGCCCGTTTATTTGCAAAATCTCTATTATGGTGCGATGGGAAGCAAGCTCCGTCCACAAGATAGTTATATTGCTAACCTGCTCGGTTCCTTGGAAGCGCTTAATGCAGGAGTGACGACAGTGTTGGATTGGAGCATGCCGTATTCTTCCGAGCACACGGATGAGCTGATTCGTGGACTTCAGGATGCAGGGATTCGGGCGGTATTTGCTCACGGAGTACCTGGTGAGACGAACTACTGGAATCGCGATAGTCAACTCACTTATTCGAATGATGTGCGAAGAGTCAAAGAACGATATTTTTCATCGCGAGATCAATTGCTCACCTACGGGCTTGCTATTCGTGGTCCAGAGTTCAGTCACTGGGATACAACCGTGAAGGAGATCGAGCTAGCTCAAGAGCTGGATGCCATCTGTTCCATGCATGCCGGATTTGGCAGTTGGGGATCTGTAGATCGCTCGATTAGTCACTTGTATGAAGCGGGGTTGTTAAGTCCACGAGTGAATATTGTTCACGGTAACACCATGGGCATGGATGAATACAAAATGCTGGCAGATAGCGGTGCTTCCTTGTCGGTCACACCTGAGGTTGAAATGATGATGGGGCATGGATATCCGGCCACCGGCTATTTTCTTGAACATGGGGGAACCCCTACACTTGGTGTAGATGTAGTGACGTCCACAGGCGGAGATATGTTCTCGCAGATGAAGTTTGCACTTCAGGCTGAACGATCCAGAGCCAATGAACAACTTCTGCAGCAGGGTGAGATGCCTGGTGAGTTGAACTTGCAGTCCAGCCAAGTGCTGAGATTTGCAACTTCAGCTGGTGCCCAAGCATTGGGATTGGAGCAGAAGGTGGGTACGTTAACCCCAGGGAAGGAAGCAGATCTGATCATGATTCGTACCACCGATCTGAATATGTTCCCCGTTCATGATCCAATCGGCGCTGTTGTGCAATTTGCCAATCCATCCAACGTGGATACAGTCTTTGTGGCAGGTAGACTCGTGAAGCGAGATGGTAAGCTGTTGAATGTTGATCTGGATTCGATTCGTCATGCGGCGATGCAAAGCAAAGATTATTTGTTATCGCAATACCGGATGTCGGACGCGGAGAGAATCGCTTTCTCGTGA
- a CDS encoding CGNR zinc finger domain-containing protein, with amino-acid sequence MDRLWTDFVNSDYHDWRGGDRSEDRLGKAGWQQDFLDRWQLQASVPASPEDELSMRNFRDELLSLGARLSSGVSITDKERNWLNGVMEAGHVRRTLTTIDQELKLQLVAVEAHWHQVMAEVAADFAITLVEGEGGRIRICDNSDCRWMFYDDTRSRTQKYCDDKMCGNLMKVRRFRAKRKIQN; translated from the coding sequence ATGGACAGGTTATGGACCGATTTTGTAAACAGCGATTATCATGACTGGCGTGGGGGAGATCGATCGGAGGACAGACTTGGGAAAGCGGGCTGGCAGCAAGATTTTCTGGATCGTTGGCAGCTGCAAGCTTCTGTTCCTGCATCCCCAGAAGATGAGTTGTCGATGAGAAACTTCCGGGATGAATTGCTGTCCCTTGGAGCCCGTTTATCTTCCGGAGTATCCATAACAGATAAGGAACGTAATTGGTTGAATGGCGTTATGGAAGCAGGGCATGTGAGAAGAACATTGACTACAATTGATCAGGAACTGAAGCTCCAACTGGTAGCCGTAGAAGCTCATTGGCATCAGGTGATGGCTGAAGTAGCTGCTGATTTTGCTATAACTTTGGTGGAGGGAGAAGGGGGCAGGATTCGGATTTGTGATAATTCGGATTGTCGCTGGATGTTCTATGATGATACCCGAAGCAGAACACAGAAGTACTGTGATGATAAGATGTGTGGAAATCTGATGAAGGTCAGAAGATTTCGGGCTAAACGTAAAATACAAAATTGA
- a CDS encoding DinB family protein, producing MTKTTALDVLLIQKDDTWDQCNWIVPLSKSLEGLTAEQAAWIPPSGGLSIWQLVNHMYYYNHRLLCRMQGKEPTLPAVDSNEYTFGNSGDATDAAGWNTLLQGTTRLAQQLRDQLAALQESDLEAAYMDSEEKWAHQLARWVLHDAYHAGQIVLLRRQQGSWNIIY from the coding sequence ATGACAAAAACAACAGCACTAGATGTGTTACTTATTCAAAAGGATGATACCTGGGATCAATGCAACTGGATTGTACCTTTGTCGAAATCCTTGGAGGGTCTTACAGCAGAACAAGCAGCCTGGATTCCACCCTCAGGGGGATTAAGCATCTGGCAGTTGGTTAACCATATGTATTATTACAACCATCGCTTATTATGTCGCATGCAAGGTAAGGAGCCTACCCTTCCTGCTGTAGACTCCAATGAATACACATTTGGGAATTCCGGAGATGCAACGGACGCAGCTGGATGGAATACACTGCTACAGGGTACAACTCGATTAGCCCAGCAGTTGCGAGATCAATTGGCTGCACTACAAGAGTCAGATCTTGAAGCCGCATATATGGACTCCGAAGAGAAATGGGCACACCAATTAGCTCGCTGGGTACTCCATGATGCGTATCACGCAGGTCAGATCGTGCTTCTTCGCAGACAGCAAGGAAGCTGGAATATCATTTATTAA
- a CDS encoding DMT family transporter, whose protein sequence is MEKTSSASTVYRKERSNTGFWLVVLGAALWGVDPLFRIILLKTMTSTQIVLVEHIIVSLIAIPVLWKFRADLKNLRARHWIAVIFISWGGSALATVLFTMALTHNDPNTVLLLQKMQPLFAIVLAKLLLKETLPRRFGGLFFIALLGTYLLTFGFTLPLGNWDNWIHAGSLLSLGAAALWGGSTVMGRLMLGQARYETVTSLRFVVALPLLIFMTWNEGAAWTLPSGTGEQTAVILNILGQALLPGLLSLLLYYKGLSSTKASVATLAELSFPMAGVLVNWIAFRTLITWEQLLGFILIWVALFAISKQQERSSTTADAAPKLRTE, encoded by the coding sequence ATGGAAAAGACATCATCAGCATCAACGGTTTACCGCAAGGAACGAAGTAACACTGGATTCTGGCTGGTTGTGCTCGGCGCCGCCCTATGGGGTGTGGATCCACTGTTCCGTATTATTTTGCTTAAAACGATGACATCCACACAGATTGTACTGGTGGAACATATCATTGTCAGTCTCATTGCCATTCCCGTGCTGTGGAAATTCCGGGCTGATCTGAAAAACTTGCGTGCACGCCACTGGATTGCCGTGATCTTTATCTCATGGGGAGGATCAGCACTCGCAACAGTATTGTTCACGATGGCACTAACACATAACGATCCGAACACGGTCTTGTTACTGCAAAAAATGCAGCCGCTCTTCGCCATTGTTCTGGCTAAGTTATTATTAAAAGAAACGCTGCCTCGTCGCTTTGGCGGACTTTTCTTCATTGCATTATTAGGTACGTATCTACTTACATTCGGCTTTACATTGCCGCTGGGTAACTGGGACAACTGGATTCATGCAGGCAGCCTGTTATCCCTTGGAGCTGCTGCTTTATGGGGAGGTTCAACCGTTATGGGCCGACTGATGTTAGGGCAGGCGCGTTATGAGACAGTCACCTCCCTACGCTTCGTTGTTGCTCTTCCGCTCCTGATCTTTATGACATGGAACGAAGGTGCTGCCTGGACACTCCCATCCGGGACAGGAGAACAGACTGCTGTCATCCTCAATATTCTCGGTCAGGCTTTGTTACCAGGATTACTCAGTCTTCTGTTGTATTACAAAGGTCTCTCGTCAACCAAAGCCTCTGTTGCAACTCTCGCGGAACTTAGCTTCCCGATGGCAGGTGTGTTGGTGAACTGGATTGCTTTCCGTACATTGATTACATGGGAGCAGCTGCTTGGCTTTATCCTGATCTGGGTCGCCCTCTTCGCCATTTCCAAACAGCAGGAACGTTCATCGACAACGGCTGATGCAGCACCGAAGCTTCGAACAGAGTAA